TACGAGTCAAAAAGGCGCGTATTAGCTTAAGAGTTACACTATTGTGCCTTTTACTTGTTTTACTTAATACTTTACACACATCTTtatacacagagagaaacattttttttcttttgttttcagacaGTTTGTAATGTCAACATTTTAtacaagtcttttttttaatcaaatgacAGTACTTTCCCGGGGACACAGAATGAATCAAAAATTATGAATATGCAGATACTCATGATTTAATGACATAGTTGAAGATTTACACTAAGTGCACATTCACCACATTCCTCAGAAAAAGATTTCTGTATAGTGTTGTAGGAGTATCAGTTTGAGCAGAACCACACATATAGAGAGAAACTTTTCTCAAAGAAGGTGATAAACCAGTGATTCCCAAGCATTTTGCCACAAGATGTCTTAAAACAAAGCTTATTGTGAGCGTCTGCACAAATGAAATGATCTGCACATGTGACCGCTTTAGCCAAAGAGGCATTTTTGTCAGAAGCAAAGGCATGAAGGTTATTCCTTATGAGAAACATATTTCCTATTTTGTCAGATTTGATTTGCATCTATTTGTAGGGTTCCCAGTCCCACTGGACTAAATCATATGCACATTTTGGAACTCATGAGAAGCTCCATTTAAGTTTTATATAACAAgcctttctgttttttacacAGCAAGTAAGACAAATATTAGACTTCCTTCCTACTAATAGTCGTATTTTGACTGCTGCAAAACATGCCTCAGATACTATTCTGCCTGAAAAGTCTGTAATAGAGTGACATTTTTCAGGGAGATACAGGGCAGCTTTTGTTCTTATACTTGCTCACACTGTGCTAACTCAGTACACATTGTAccttttttctgttctgttgGACTCATTCATTTTGTGTGTATGAAAATAGAGATGTCAGACCGGCACCTTGATGATTGTATTCAGAATTACTGCTTGAAACTGTAACTGCTTGAAGGCGACCTATTATTCTCCATATTCTTATGCTTGGATTCTTCGAGTAGCTTTGTACTGAGCCTCGGTACATCCTCTGTTCAACCACTGAATGAAACAAGCAGTTTTAGGCACCTTCCCCATCTCTTTAAGTCAGCTTTTGTCGGAAACCAAGTGTTTAGAGGATTCTATTACAGATTCTATTAAATTGAAATTAACAGTCGCCACAAGGagatttatattgtaaagtaaagaccctacaataatagagaaaaaACCCAGCGATCTAAcaacaacagtgggaaggaaaaactcctttttaacaggaagaaccctgtagcagaaccaggctgagggAGGGGTAACCAACTGGGGACGATGACAGATGATGTCAGATGCCTTTAAACCTATTGGCTCTAAGCTAATAGGACCTCAACTCTCACCCTAGTTCTGGGCTATTAGAGtattattttaaattgttttccAAAGTTGTGGCaggcaggggaaaaaaacaaaacaaaaaatagatTCACCTTTAATTGAAATTACTGTCTAGTCAATAAGGGGAAGGCCAAATAATGTCCAGGTAGAAAAAGTGCAGTTTTATTGTCAGTGTCCAAGACCAGAGCAGATCAACCAAAGggaaaaaacatgaataaataaatgaatcctCCCTGGTCCTGATAATGCAAATGATATTCACAGGTTAGATCCTTTGCAGGTGCCTACAATTAGTGGTAATTTGTGCCGATTTTAATGATCCATAATTTGGCTGCTTTTGCAAATGGTTGGTCATAtgggataagtgtgtgtgtgtgtacagaaagAGAAGCCGGGAGAGGAAAAGGGAAGGGAAATGAAGGCGAATCTTTCGACCAGATGCTGAaatgcacagacagacagaccccCGCGCACACGCACTTTAACTCAATCATGTCTTCCTTATGACGACAAGCTATTCTGTCGCAATTCATTGTCGTttatgtgaataaaaacatttcttttgtcAATTTAAATCGCTGTCTGTAAGCTCTGTACTGTCAGTAAAATTAGATctcatttaaacacacactcGTACACAGAGATTTTCTCTTTGCATGTATTTGTTGAAGTATTTTTTCCATCCCTAAAACCTCTTTGACTTTCTCTTTCTGGCTATTAGAGGTAAATTGCAGTGTGCCGACGTCTAAAAGCTTCCGCTAAACCATGACATCCTTTTAGTATCACTGTTAATTTGCCGTATTTGTTCTGCCAGTAATTAGCAGGTGATACGTCCCAATTTAGTGTGTATTTTTACAACCCACCTAACCTGTTTACATATTAATGGGGTGTTTTGTAATTTATTGTCCACGACACGATTCAACAAAATAGCTTTTAACCAAAAAATCATCTGAGATAATTAGCATCAATATTACGACCCCGAGAATGACACCCATTTGCTTTTGAAATAATATTGCCTGTTTCAGCTTATTATGTGTTACaactttttgactttttttttcattgcagtTGTTGTTATTCCATAAATAACTCTATTTCTACCCACACACTGAAGACAGCTCAAGCATTTTATGCATTAAATGAGATATTTTACGATTGTTGGTAGTGAAAGGGACAAAGCTATGGTGTTAGTCATTCAGTACAGTCACATATAGAGCTATTATGCTATAGCTACTTTCTGTTTTAGTGTAAATTAAAATTCCAGACTGACCTCACACTAGCTGTCTAtctgaatattttctcttttgctttggGCTTTTGATCATGCATAAACTCGTTAATGTATAAAATGTGCATATCTGCATGTTCACTTTGTTTAATGTACCCTTGCTGCACAGTGCTTAATAGTGGAAGGCACTCTGAATGGCAGTGATGGCGGGGTTTGTTTATCATCTAATCTTGTAAACGAGCTGATGGCCGTCCATCAGTGCCCTAATGAGATTACACATGCATTGCGGGTCCTGCCACAGGTCATCGTCACCAGGGCCATTCAAAGGCAATTATTGTTTTAGATGTTCCTCTTGTTGCTGTCTCAAAGTGACTCTACATGCTTCACTGACAGAAGATGCTTTGAAGCAGACTGAAGGGGTTATTTTTCCTCTCCAGTTGGAGCCTAAATGTTTTCGCACTCCTACTGTTATACCATCCTTGGGCGATTGAGCTgctctgttgtgtttgtgtgaataagGGTGTGCATGCACATTTAAGTGTGGGCAGTACATATGACTCTAAAATATAGTTTATGTCAATGAACTTGCATACATTtgagataaaaatagaaaagcaTTTCTGACTACTCATGGCTTCAACCTCCAGGTTGCCAGAGCCTGCCATGAGTGACGGTTGAATTTTGCTTTAACCGTATGTGTGATAGGCAAATTTTCAGAAGGGAGAACATgttacattttgaatgaagtcacATATTTTGTCATTGCAGTACACCGCCTGGCAGGTAAAAGAAATCTATGAAACAGGATGGATCTACTCTTAATTGTAACCCCAGACAGGTTTCCAATGACCTAGTGAATCAGGTGGTTAATGTATTTAGGTTGTTGCTGGAGAAATAAGGAAGTAGTAAATTACAAGTTTGGAGGATTCTTCTGTGTTGTCTCTCCTGTGTGTtcgggagtgtgtgtgtttgtcagtgaGCCTCTGTTTTGGTAGATCAGTGGGAAGTGGTCGTCCGCTGGGATAGCCCCGTTTCTTTGTTCTCCTGCTGACAATGGAGGACTCACAGTCAGTCTAAAGGGAGAAATTATGTCCCAAAGCAGTctgggagaaaaagagagagacacacacacttctcacaTGCTACTCATGTGGGGCATGACCTCAATAAAAGCTACTGTTGTATTTGCAAAGCCCTCAACACCATGTGCCGACCACTTTTAAAAGCTGTAACAGTTAGGCCTTAGGTTTAAAGACTGGTTCAGCTGAGAACAAAGTTGCTCTTCATGTGTTTCGTTCCGTATATAGCACTGTTCATGTACAGCTGTTTCAATGAAAATGAGTCAAATGACACTAAATGAGCAGCATTTGAAAtgcattaaatgtttaaaagaaTTCAGCTTCTGTACAATAACATTAACTATTTCAGATGTAACAAAGTCTGCATCATGTTGAAGGTCACTGATCATTTCTTCTAACCcccattcttttttctttgtcacaaCAGGTAAGGAGGAGCCTACCACTTATACCTGCACTACATGTAAGCAGTCTTATGGCAGCGCCTGGTTCTTGCTGCAGCATGCTCAGAACACCCACGGCTTCCGTATCTACCTGGAAAGTGAACATGGCAGTCCTCTGACCCCACGCATGGGTGGCCCTTCCTCCCTTGGCGGAGGCGCAGACTGCCCTTCTCAGCCTCCACTTCATGGCCTTCATCTGCCTCCTGATGCAAGCCCCTTCAACCTCCTGCGCATCCCTGGCTCGGGCTCAGGTGGAAGGGACAGTGTTGGAGCAGGAGGTGGCATTGGCACTGGCGCTGTTGGTGGTGGCCATCATCAGCGTTTCCCCCCAACACCACCCCTCTTCAGCCCCCCTCCAAGGAACCACCTGGACCCCCACCACCTGAGCCCAGAGGAGCTGGCGCTGGCAGCCCACCACCCGAGTGCCTTTGACAGGGTGCTGCGCCTCAATCCTCCTCTGCCTCTAGATCCCCCTCCAACAATGGACTTCTCAAGGCGGCTTCGGGAACTGGCGGGCAACACCTCAGGGTCCACTCCCCCGCTGTCCCCAAGCCGGCCAAGCCCCATGCAACGCTTACTCCAGCCATTCCAGAcaggaggaggaagtggaggcaCAGGAGGTGCAGGGGGCAGCAAACCTCCATATCTTGCTACTCCACCGCCTCTTCCAGGTTCCATGCAGTCACCTGTGGGCTCTCAGACCACGCCCACTACCCCTCTCCCCTCAGCAGGGGCTACACCCTCCTCTACCACCCAGTTGAAATCAAAGTGTTGTGAATTTTGTGGCAAGGCCTTCAAGTTTCAGAGTAATCTCATCGTGCACCGGCGTAgccacacaggagagaagccGTACAAATGCCACTTATGTGATCATGCGTGCACACAGGCTAGCAAACTGAAACGCCACATGAAGACACACATGCATAAATCGTCCTCACCAAATACAGGCAAGTCAGAAGACGGGCTTTCTACAGCCTCATCCCCGGAGCCTGGAACTAGTGAGCATGTGGGCAGCGCAAGCAATGCCCTCAAGTCAGTGGTGGCCAAGCTGAAAAGTGAGAATGACCGTATGCTACGTGAAaatggagaggaggaggaggaggaagaggaggaggaggaagaagaggaggaggaggaagaagaagaggaggaggaagaggagggggaggaggaggaagagcagaaTGGAGAGAGGGTAGCAAGACGAAACAATAACAGCTATCACTTTGGCTTGAACCTTGAAACGGCACGTCAGCATGAAAACAACGGCAGCATCGGAAGTCGACTGGGAGGAGTGGCCGATGAGGGCTCGATCCCTCGTTCGCTGCCTGAGGTGATGCAGGGAATGGGTCTTGCTGCGAGCATGCAGCACTTCAGTGAAGCCCTAAATGCACACAAACGAAATGCCATGGCCCAAGAGAACCACCTGCACCACCACCTCAACCGAGACCATCACCACAATCGTGAGATATGCGATGGAGACTCAGTGCTGGAAACCGATCGTGGGGAGGAGGGCTCAGTCTCAACGGTCAACGGTCGAGGAGCATCACCTAATGAATCCGCCTCCGTCGGCCTCTCCAAGAAACTGCTTCTAGGTAGTCCCAGTCCACTCAGTCCTTTCTCTAAACGTATCAAGCTGGAAAAGGAGTTTGACCTGCCCACTTCTACAATCCCTAACACTGAGAATGTCTACTCTCAGTGGCTGGCTGGCTATGCTGCCTCCCGACAACTCAAGGACCCTTTTCTGAACTTTGGGGATTCCAGACAATCGCCCTTTGCATCCTCATCGGAGCATTCTTCAGAGAACGGCAGCCTGCGTTTCTCAACCCCTCCGGGGGAATTGGATGGTGGGATGTCAGGCCGTAGTGGTACAGGCAGTGGGGGCAGCACACCACACCTCGGTGGTCCTGGGCGCCCCAGCTCCAAGGACGGCCGCAGGAGTGATACTTGTGAGTTTTGTGGCAAAGTGTTCAAGAACTGCAGTAACCTGACAGTGCACAGGCGCAGCCACACAGGGGAAAGACCGTACAAGTGTGAGCTGTGCAATTATGCATGTGCCCAGAGCTCCAAACTTACTCGCCACATGAAGACCCATGGTCAGGTGGGCAAAGACGTGTACAAGTGTGAAATTTGTCAGATGCCCTTCAGTGTCTACAGCACCTTggagaaacacatgaaaaaatgGCACAGTGACCGTCCTTTGAGTACCGAAATTAAGTCAGAGTAGAAGGCCGAACAATGGGACCTTTTCCCCGCAGTTATGTCCACCATCAGTCCCCGGTTTATTCCCTGCCCCTTGTAGATTTGCCCCAATCCCAACACACCACTTTTGCCAATCTGGCAGAAGTTTAAGACCATGTGCTTTGCACCAGCACACCCTGTTTCCATTACTCATTGAATGCATGATCTGTATCGGGGCAATACTCTTGCATTGACGCAAAACTTCGAGCCTTTCTCTTGTGCAATAATTTACATGTTGTGTACTATTTTCTTTTATGAGTTTTCCTTTTCCATTTTTAAGAATTAGTCAGCATGCATAGTATGTTTTTgctaatcaaagaaaaaaaaaaaagaaaagaacttgTCCCTGGTTGGTTAGTTGTTGAGTaaatgtgttgctgtttttctcttgttcagtttttttctttttattcttcaaaaagagaaaagacaagaaagatACATCCATGCTGCATACATTCTGTAACACATATCATGTACAGTTCTGTTTTGTAACATGGAAAGTGAACATTCTTTGACTTGATCCATTTCTTACAACCCTGGAAATGCACTTATCCTGATCTTTCTAAAAGATACCATGTTCAGACagggtttaaaaaaaccaaCATGCATTGGCTTGAGGACTAAACTGTAAGTGGGCCTtgaaatttctttaaaaaagacaaGGGTGTGCTAGAATTCAATTTGTACTATCATTCGGTAGAATAAGAAAGAGTGCCTTTGATATCTTTAGACTGCATCGGCCATAACCTTATCTGGCATAAGTTTGGGGTCACATAAGCCACCCAGCGAAGGTCCTTGCATCAAGCACCTGACTGCTCAAATGGACTGTGATGATTCATGATGAAAGATCAGCGAGTTCTCTTTAATCATCATTTAGCTACCTATTACATGTTCAATAGGCTATCTTTAATATGTGGATTTCATGGCAAGCATGGTACAAGCAGTATTGTGTATATCTGAATTatttgtagttttgttttttggtgagGAGGTACTTTTAAAACAAAGGTAACCTGTAGTGTACAATCCTGAATTTGAGGGATACAACGCATGGCTGAGAAGTGTCATGTATCTGCGTTAGCACAAACCTACAACGCTGCTTCAATACGTCAGTGTGTGGAACAATGCATAAAGTAATATATGAGCTCCAAATGAGGCTAACTTTATTTGAGAGCATTGAAATAACTACAAGCTAGACAGACAGAAAGCTACACAGAACTGGAAGCTACATATTACGGGGATTAGAGGCAATGTCTTTCACTTTACATTTCCAGTATCAAAACAGGGTCATAAGTATTAttgcagagaaaaaaatagagaattgcaaaaaaaatctatctgtaCTCTAGGGCTCTTTCAAAAAAATCAGAATGAGATCATTTTAATCAGTGTGTATAGGCTAATGCAgagcatttttgtttgtttgctgttgcTTTTTAACCCaaaggcagattttttttttttttgttgttgtttcattcAAGCCGTTCACAGTTTTCACTTGTCACTCCACCTGGGGTACGTACTGACGTCTCTCGTGCATTGTGCCACACCAATGCAGGTTGAGTCTAAAAGCTAGATTGTCATTTATAGGACATAAAGTGcactgtttcctttttttcctgtttacaAGTTTACGTCAAAGGGGACGAAAACCTCACTGAAATGCTGTCAGACAATGAGGGTCCCATTGTTCTGAACAGTAAAAGATAAGACACATAATATGTTGTAACTCCACCCTCGTGACCTCTGTACCCTTGCCATTTCACCTTTGACCATTTGTCAAATTGTTACCCCTGGAATCCCCAACATTTAGCCTGGGCTGATATTTCATTGTTGTCAGCAAGATCTGTAAATTCAAAGGTTCACAGCGAGTAACCGATGCTCCTACACGGCCGTCAAATGGACACAGTTTTAATTCCTGCTGGCCACTGTAAcatccacttttttttctttcttctttattttaaaggagctgttgttgttgtcgtctGTACCTGAATAATCTATAGACCTTACTGGCTTGTCAACTGACACTCCAAGTTGTGTTGCCCACACTGCAAGAATCTGTTTTTTGTATAAATCTTCCTTTAATTATAGATATGaaaataaacttttgttttcaaataACACTTCACGCTCTCTTAGGGGAAGATGTATTTAAGTTTAATTGTCGTTTCTCTTTTCCTCAGCGTCTTGGTGGTGTTCAAGACTCCGATCACAGTATATATGAAAtgatacaaaaaaaagatgaaaaacaaacaaacaaaaaacaaaacaaaaaaaaacaaactctgtgattttttttttttccgtatTTTGTTTTGCCTTGGCTCTTCACAGCTCTTCAGGTTGAAATACATTGGGGAAAGGATTAAaattatatatgaatatataataAAGAACTTAAAATATAGGAAAATGCACACTCATGTCGATTCCTATGCTTAAACACATTTATGGTCtactttttctgtatttctagAATTGTATTTGAATTCAATGTTCACTTAGAGTAGGCACTATAGTATTTATATTGAGGCTCGTATTTTTAACTGTTGCTTGTTCTCTCTAAAGGTATTTACCATACCTTCTTTTGgtagtggaaaaaaaatcccaagcTGCCAcggtatatttttttaatttggcaGGATAATATAGTGCGAATTATTTGTatgtttaaagaaataaaagaaaaaaaacataaaaagcagctaaaatatGTGGCATTGGGAGGCGTCGTGGGGCCATCAGATGGCCGCTGCTGTTTCCTGTCCACAGAGGTGGTTGTACATATGTTTGCTTTTTGGTTCAGACCTCCTTCCCTTGTCCCCCCCCGCTGCCATTCTTGTATGCAGTAATGCAAGCTGACGTCGGCCTGTTCTGTTGTGtgcttctgtctctctcaccCCTCCCACCTGACAACATTCCAACATCAAGAAgctaggggggaaaaaaacaaaagaaaaaaaaacttcatatGCAGTACATGGATTACGAAAAAGCGTCAAAATAAATAcgttgaaaaacaaatttaatgttttgcagtttttttcaTTGCCAAATACTAAATGGTGCTTTATATTTAGATTGGGTATACTTTCATATGCAaagcatatttaaaaatgaccCGGGGGACGTGGAGAAGCCTGCTTGAGTTGAGACTTTTTTGTAAATGGCAATGCGGAATATTTTGTTATCAGCCTTTTCTATTCCTGTTCTGAGAGCTGTTTGTTgtaacttgaacttgaactttaTCTTTTACTATGGGAGTTACTATTTATTATTACCTATATGCTCTGTTTAAAACAGAGACATGGAATGGattctttttggtttttttggtttcttactttttttggtTATgttataattttaattttttaaattttaatttgttttttttgtaatggtggCCGATGGTCATTGGAGCTCTTTAATTTCTGTTGTACTTGTTTGGGGTCTCTGTTCAGTTGTATTGGGAAAAccactgtctgtgttttctgGCAGATGTCTGCATAATCCTGTTCACACACCCATTTTGTCCCTTTATCAAAaaacaattaataaaaaaatgaaagtatAATGGCACTTGTTGCTTAtctccactgtgtgtgtgtgtgtgtgtgtgtgtgtgtgtcaagttATCTCAAGTATGCatgcatgtatgtgtatgtaattacccccaccccaccctacAGCTATGTTTTAGTTGCAAACTCGTCATCAAGCAATTACTGTTGTATCTTTTTGAATCTCCTATTTAAAAAATGGTCAAAACTCTTCCATTAAAAGCCATTTATAACAAGTCCATACGCTCAGTTCCCCCAACAGAGTGAGCGAGTGTCTGATCTGATTTTCTTAACATACAAGGCTTACACCATTGATGCCAAACTCATTTACATCGTGGGCCACATATAACCCACTTTGATCTGGGCCAGTGGGCCAGACCAGTGAAAATCCTCTTTCTGTCAGTAACAAGTTTAACAACACATTGAATATAAGAAAAATAAGTAGATTTCAACTGTTTGTCTGCATAATGAAGAAATGGTCATggaagaaatctgtcagcatatatatatatatatatatgtccataggtccctcatcctattcatatagccccttccgccggggttacttgcgtagtagcattccaacaacgccctgttttcgtcccttgcccaccgatgccttcttgttccagtagcccacttttcgtcagggtgccctggttcctcaacacctgacgcagaccttgttgatccgggcgacgtccgagccggcatgccttcatatttatctgtctcgctcatgtctgcggtaggcttgcttagcatagggggtctagccttaggacccttactggatacagaagccccaggcaggaatcgaacttgcgatcctctgttccaaaggcgtgtagtttaaccactacgctatccagctgcaggaacatgagaagctggagaaataccaagggctcagagaagagctcgagaggatgtggagggtgaaggtaacggtggtccccgtggtaatcggagcactaggtgcggtgactcggtagaggacccgagcttgaaggataaaccgcccgcaggggcgtgctgggtgtttttttttttt
This is a stretch of genomic DNA from Maylandia zebra isolate NMK-2024a linkage group LG13, Mzebra_GT3a, whole genome shotgun sequence. It encodes these proteins:
- the bcl11aa gene encoding B-cell lymphoma/leukemia 11A, producing the protein MSRRKQGKPQHLSKRDFSPAEPLSTAVVSSEELSERCSENSEESGSLNGHHPGSNVGRLARLGHDAHPSLEQDLLTCGQCQATFPLADILLFIEHKRKRCHGPPCLTVGRGLDKPPSPSPGLALTPSPAMGSLRSRRLEVGVQATLADEDDDRFSSPRGICPKQEPLPGKEEPTTYTCTTCKQSYGSAWFLLQHAQNTHGFRIYLESEHGSPLTPRMGGPSSLGGGADCPSQPPLHGLHLPPDASPFNLLRIPGSGSGGRDSVGAGGGIGTGAVGGGHHQRFPPTPPLFSPPPRNHLDPHHLSPEELALAAHHPSAFDRVLRLNPPLPLDPPPTMDFSRRLRELAGNTSGSTPPLSPSRPSPMQRLLQPFQTGGGSGGTGGAGGSKPPYLATPPPLPGSMQSPVGSQTTPTTPLPSAGATPSSTTQLKSKCCEFCGKAFKFQSNLIVHRRSHTGEKPYKCHLCDHACTQASKLKRHMKTHMHKSSSPNTGKSEDGLSTASSPEPGTSEHVGSASNALKSVVAKLKSENDRMLRENGEEEEEEEEEEEEEEEEEEEEEEEEEGEEEEEQNGERVARRNNNSYHFGLNLETARQHENNGSIGSRLGGVADEGSIPRSLPEVMQGMGLAASMQHFSEALNAHKRNAMAQENHLHHHLNRDHHHNREICDGDSVLETDRGEEGSVSTVNGRGASPNESASVGLSKKLLLGSPSPLSPFSKRIKLEKEFDLPTSTIPNTENVYSQWLAGYAASRQLKDPFLNFGDSRQSPFASSSEHSSENGSLRFSTPPGELDGGMSGRSGTGSGGSTPHLGGPGRPSSKDGRRSDTCEFCGKVFKNCSNLTVHRRSHTGERPYKCELCNYACAQSSKLTRHMKTHGQVGKDVYKCEICQMPFSVYSTLEKHMKKWHSDRPLSTEIKSE